A window of the Cannabis sativa cultivar Pink pepper isolate KNU-18-1 chromosome X, ASM2916894v1, whole genome shotgun sequence genome harbors these coding sequences:
- the LOC115721788 gene encoding uncharacterized protein LOC115721788, whose protein sequence is MLDNVTKKRERLNYARVLIEVLMDQSLPDMVDFENEFGMNTTIGIKYEWKPVSCSHCSGVGHFAAECKKNSNGTQQWIIKKDNRKQGQVDDEGLTKVTNSRKGVVRGTINGSDGASGKIVQNSFQALGEEDVNLEAVEEYPIMVNTGGGSPLFLMDKLLCWNVRGANNQHKQQLIKQFINSQKVDFVGLLETRVKAPKLGGKIVIAWNPWRFTVDILKCTSQLMHLKLSTVEGYDSFLTVVYASNSRVERRILWKDLMDLNTAKKWLLMGDFNDILAKEERVGHRVKFYPHVEFVNCVNSYLLQDVKASGNFFTWSNKQHGEDRIFSKIDRILANQTWINKYELAEAVYLNEGLFDHTPAILSLHPDLVSGKKPFKYFKMWKSHPKYDSCLKEVWDRPVVGTKMFQVISKMKQFKLKLKEINKEGFHDLHAAVSKKAKSSWIQSGDCNTTLFHACIKQRQRQNRIFSIEKHDGSRVNDPTKITKAFLEFYNKLLGTKMDNRRKIETNILARGPILTPDHVNLLT, encoded by the exons ATGTTGGATAATGTAACAAAGAAGAGGGAGAGATTGAACTATGCTAGAGTTCTAATTGAAGTCTTGATGGATCAAAGCTTGCCAGATATGGTAGACTTTGAGAATGAGTTTGGCATGAACACGACAATTGGGATAAAGTATGAATGGAAACCTGTTTCGTGCTCTCATTGCTCTGGTGTGGGGCATTTTGCAGCTGAGTGTAAGAAGAACTCGAATGGTACACAACAGTGGATTATTAAGAAGGATAATAGGAAGCAAGGGCAAGTAGATGATGAAGGccttacaaaagttaccaactCCAGAAAAGGGGTTGTCCGAGGCACTATAAATGGTTCAGATGGGGCAAGTGGTAAAATTGTGCAAAACTCTTTTCAGGCACTTGGTGAAGAGGATGTGAATCTTGAAGCAGTGGAGGAATATCCAATTATGGTCAACACAGGAGGGGGGAGCCCTCTCTTTCTAATGGATAAACTCCTTTGTTGGAATGTGAGAGGAGCCAACAATCAACATAAACAACAACTAATAAAGCAATTTATTAATTCTCAGAAGGTTGATTTTGTTGGTCTCCTTGAGACTAGAGTAAAGGCTCCAAAACTTG GTGGTAAGATTGTTATCGCTTGGAACCCGTGGAGGTTCACTGTTGACATCCTTAAATGTACTAGTCAACTTATGCATTTAAAGTTGTCAACTGTTGAAGGTTATGACAGTTTCTTAACTGTGGTGTATGCTTCAAATAGCAGAGTAGAGAGAAGGATATTGTGGAAGGATTTGATGGACCTGAACACAGCTAAGAAATGGCTTTTAATGGGAGACTTCAACGATATTTTAGCTAAGGAAGAAAGGGTTGGCCACAGGGTTAAATTTTACCCCCATGTTGAGTTCGTGAATTGTGTAAATTCCTACCTTTTACAAGATGTCAAAGCAAGTGGAAATTTTTTCACTTGGTCTAACAAACAACATGGAGAGGATAGGATTTTTTCGAAGATTGACCGAATACTTGCCAACCAAACATGGATTAACAAATATGAACTTGCAGAGGCTGTGTATCTAAACGAAGGATTATTTGATCATACTCCTGCGATTTTGTCTCTTCATCCAGACCTGGTGAGTGGGAAAAAACCATTTAAATACTTTAAGATGTGGAAATCACATCCTAAGTATGATAGTTGTTTGAAAGAGGTTTGGGATCGACCTGTGGTTGGTACTAAAATGTTTCAAGTCATCTCTAAGATGAAGCAGTTTAAACTCAAGCTCAAAGAGATCAATAAAGAGGGGTTCCATGACTTACATGCTGCTGTTTCCAAG AAAGCTAAATCTTCCTGGATACAAAGTGGTGATTGTAACACAACCCTTTTCCATGCTTGTATTAAACAGAGACAGAGGCAGAATAGGATTTTTTCTATTGAGAAGCATGATGGGAGTAGGGTCAATGATCCAACTAAGATAACAAAGGCTTTCTTGGAATTCTATAACAAGCTACTTGGCACCAAAATGGACAATAGAAGGAAGATAGAGACTAATATTCTGGCTAGAGGTCCTATTCTAACACCTGATCATGTCAACCTTCTTACTTAA